AGAATATTCATCTACTCACGACCTACCTTTGGTTCTTTGCCAGCGtccattttcctttgttcttctTTAGATCGGAACCTATAGACAAGTAAATCTGTGACCAGCGTGGAGAACACAAAGATGAATGAACCAAGGAGATACCAGTCGATCGCTTTCGCGTAACTGACTCGGGGCATGGTCGAGTTACTCGAACCCAATAGGAAAACGATCGTAAGAATGGTCGTGATCCCGAGAGAGAGTCGTTCCCCGATGTAATATCGATCCATCCAGAACGAGATCCAGCTTAGAGAAACCATCACAATGCATGGGATGTAGAACTGAATGAAGTAAAAACCCATGCGACGATGGAATGTGAACGTCACAATTAAGTTTTGGTAAACccctaaaagaaaagtttaatgaGGTGGTTAAGGAGctatttatgtttatttatttatttatttatttatcccaATTCACGGTAATTAAGCCTGTAAATACAAACATATGAATATGAAATAACATCTTTTGTCAAGGGAGACCCGCAGAAGAGTTCAGGAACTCCTTACTGGGCCAGCCCCGGCAGTCACCAAAACCATTCAAGGCTATAAATAATCAATTATTagacaagaaggaaaaaaacagggAAAGCGCTGATGAATTGGCGTCGTTAAGTTCATGATGTCGCTGAGTTTGAGAAATGGTTGAGTTTGAAGCGCCTTTGAGTGACTGACTTCAGTGTTATTTCTAAAATACGTCGTCTAGATTACGAAGTCATTTGGTAAAGACATTTCGCGTGCcttattacgccggtaaaccgatagagACAACGATTTACTGCATAATCGTAAAATAACTGAGATAATTTGAACACCCTGTTGAGccaaaaacttttcttttataggtccattaaaaaattgaaacattaagtttattttataaaagcaatagaccACAAAGGCACGTGATTTACAGACGTCATCTGTTTTCTCCCAACACCCCAATTGGGTTATTACGCTAGTAAACGGACAAAATCACCAGAAACACGAGCAATGATACCAATTTCGTTAACACTCTCGAGAATGCACACAAGCTCTCCCTTGCTTACTCAAATTCACGCACTGAATAATCGACGGATATCACGCAGATGCTGGAACGCAGAAGGGTTAACAGGTGGAGCGGTATATGGTTGCATATACCACTTGCGCAACCGTGCATCCCGATTCCCCCGCAGCGCATCATGCCGAGAAAACTGGAAATACCTACCTTTGCATGTGTAAAAAAGTCTTTTACGACAAAAAGGCCTAAAGTCCAAACTCCGTGGACAAATTAACCACAAGATTTGGCTGAAGTAAAATCTCCAAAACCTCAAAGGGGCAactaatctcgtacccagaccttccatgGCCAAGCGATTGTACATTTTAGTTACGGTTACACGttaggatctgggtacgagactaaaGGGTAACAAATTTGTGTGAAAGGAAGTTAAACAACAACTCAAAATAACTCcgtaaaacaaacaacaaaagtgTGCGAAAGTGTCCACGTCAGTTTCTCAAGCCAAAGTTAGAATCctttgacgtgattggctaGTATGGTAAAATCACGTGCGCCACGCGTGAATAGAAAATGAAGTACCGAATTACCgaggggggagaggaagaggaaaatcgtaaaatgaaatataaaacgtAGGAAAACTTCAACAGCATGGTCATTTTTGCACAAACTTCGCTGATACCTTCAAGACCTTTCCTAAACAGCAAATACTGAAGTTTATGTTTACGCAGTGACGCGAATTCTCTCTTACAAGAGAAGCGAAGAAGCCAAACCTGAAATGTAATTAGCTTTTTTAGTCTTCACTTCGTGTTTAACCACATCAAATTCAGCTAACTCTTCATTGAACAGAGCGATAGGTTCCTTCTCCTTCCACTTAAAGTCCATCTCTTCAATGGTATGACGAACTGAGAAGAAATAAAGCGAATGAAAAGTATCTCATTATTTATTGCGCGTGCCAAACTTGGTAAAACGCAACCTGTACCCGAGCCGTGTGGCCCATGCGGCTTGACTTACCACATTATTCATAGCAAGAAGCGACGAGGTGTAATAATActtcccccccccacccccgatgggatgctagtccattgcaaggttcCCCTCCCCCCTGCATTTCATCAGATTTTCCTGATAATTCGCCAGTTCTCTTTCATACTCTTGGGTAGAGAGAGgcaaaacacaacacaatgaatTGGCTAGGTCTTGTACCTGGGCTTCTCGACTCAGCGTCCATGAAGGGGAATGAGGGCAGcagggcggggggggggggctgtGAGGAGAATCCAGATAAGAAATGCGCGAAGCAGATAAGGAGCTGTGGCAAGATTCTTCATGCAGATTACAATAAAATCAGCCTTTACTTACAACTTTCCAAAGTCAGATGGCAGCGCTGCACATCCATTGGAAATTTGACAAGATTCATTTGACATGCCCCAGCTATCCTCACATAGGCAAAGTAATAAATTTTGCCCTCAGAGTCAATTAAGACCAGCTGATTGGATGGAAAAACTTCGTAGTCGTTAGCGTTTGTTATATAAGTGTCTGGTAGCCAAATGCGTTCAACGTCTGTCCCTCCGAGTGCTAGTGTGGCTTCATGTTTATGAGCAAGCCTTTTGTCGAACCACTGTTGGCGGAAATATACGTACACTTgaaattcctaaaaaaaattgagaagaTGGTTATCGTGAATAATTGAGACTTCATAATCCGCAACATGTTCTTCGCGTGAAGAGGTGGCCTAGTGAAAAGTGCCATAGACACCTGGTTCAAAGGTTTGAGTTCGAGCCCAGGCCGCACCATCGTATTGTCTCATTGGGCAAGGTACATCACTCTCCCTCCACCCAAAGTATAAATTTTGAAGGAAACCTTTCTCAAGATATTTAAgcggggaaggggaggggggaggttgTTGGGGCGGGGGAACATGTTATACGAGTATCCCACCAAGGAGTAGTAGAAATATTCCTACTCGCTTTAGGTCAATGAAGGTCAGGCTCGTAAGCTAAACTTACAATCGACACCAGATAATATAATCTCTCGCGAACTCGAGCTTCGTGCTGACTCGAACCAAGCTCGATTTCCACTGAATTACggactggtcattatttattgccgAGGAAGCGGGGAAGGGGAATTCGGAGATTTTGGTTGtttcacaataaaattttcctgattCCCACCGTAAGGCTCCTTAGTATTCTAAcgaccttcccccccccccactcatTGCCCGTCAATTTCCATGGTCCCCCTCTAATAGTGCCAATTGATCCCCCATCCGTCCCCCCTGAAACTACGCGATCCTCTCCCCCCCatcctccttccccccccccctcctccagGTGATGAAAAATGATGGGGCATCCGTTTTCTGACCACTTTATACCGTGTTTATTCAACCATCCTAATACATCGACCAGTTTcttccctgaaaaaaaattcaattctctTATCGGAAATAAGCTTTACTCTTATTTGTTACTCACCATGTTGGATTCTTTGATTTCACTGAATGCCTTGATCGCCATACTCACGTTTACTATCTCTGGTGGACCTGCAAGAGATGGTCATCGAGTGTTGCGATTCGTTCAGTTTCTGTTTATCTATATAGTGAAGAGAGCCTTGTCTTTCCTAATCTTTCTCAACCAGAATCAAAGCAGGTTCAAAACAGGTTGAACACTTGATGTGCTACCCAATACCCCTCACTAGTCTTATTTACACACAAATGTCTGTCAGCCCTGGGAAAGAAGAATTGAATTGCGAGTTATTATTAGTGTACCAGTCACGTTGGGCCGGGTCTTTTTGTCGTAACATTTTTTCCTTAGTAGTCTGTTGAGGATGGCTGAAGCGTTGGCTGCCTCACTCCGAAGGATAGACGGGTTCTCACTGACAAAAGATAATACAACAAGTTAAAGATGTGTACATGAAGGCAATGAATCCCGAATTGCATTGGGTTTGCTTCAACGCGTTCCGTGATTGATCTGAAAAATGCGCGCCAATCTTTCAACCTTTCACATACCTAATCCTAAGCAACcctaaaacaaatgaaatgagaGTCTACAATAATTAATCCGGGATTGCATCGGTTTTTCTTCAATGTGTTCTGTGATTTGTCTGGATAATTTTATCATTcccttaaccaatcaaatgcagaCTAAAATCAAACGCAACTTGGTTCCCCGCGTATTTTCCCGCGCTCATGGCAGTTTGTTAGCTCTCATTGGCACTTTAAGGTAATTTCCTTCCCTCGGATTGGCTGTTGGGacaacatttgttttttaaggCTCGAATTACTCTGTACAAGGCCAGGAGAggataaagcaaataaaatgaatCCCTCTTGATTAATTTCCACACACTTATCACAAAATTATCAGGTTGAGAGGTGGtgatgaaaaaagagaaaaatgccGTCAAGGAGTATTTTCGATTTAACACCAATTTCACAAAtctaaaattctaaaaattacGCACAGTAGACATTGTGGACATCCACATTAATCATTTACACTCTGGCATCAGGatacattttctctattcttttctatacatttcctaggaaaccgacaaggagaatttgtttatccaTCAATAGCCTCTTAAGTTGGCTATCCTTTcatttattctcttgaccttaatgCGTGATTCAGCAGTTATACTTAATGGAGAAATTAAGTGCGAGTCACTCTCAGATATCTTGAGAATGAAATGATAAAAGGATATTATACTTCAGAAAGcatgctttattttttctctaattgaaaagtaaattgATAAAGCAATTACATAACCCTGTTTTGAGACTAAAATAGCTACTCAACCGGTCCAAAATTATCCTTAAAAGCATCGGCAATGGATGCTgccattttggaaacaaatcgTTGGCCGAGTTGCACAATTATGCTTCGCGGCTCAGTGAGTATCCACTACCATTCACCTTCACTTcggtaaaaaattattaattattcatccTCGTCCTTACTTTCTGTGTTAAAAAGCGATTTCCAGAACTTTCATTCgaatactaaaaaaatttcgCATGACTTTTTACCTATTTGACTTAGTATAACCCTCGAGCGATGTCTGAGAACTCCTAATCTATATAATCTTGCGCATGTACTGCTAAGTGGACTGGCCACTGATTCCATTATCAACTCTAAAGGATTCCTACCTCAGTGATGCTTTCATTGGAAGCAGAAGTAATGAAAGTAGCCATGTTGACATCAATCGTAGTAATGCCATCGTAAATATGTTGGGAGTGTTAAAAActgtagaaaagaaaagataatggaggaaatcaaaaccaaattaactttctcgacaaaatattaatttacatttgatgtaaaatgaagaaattgcTGAGGACAGAACACTCATATTACCAAGCCATTCTCTAAAAAGTTATGAGCCGCTAAgtgagaaaaaatttatttctctaaTTTAATTCTTTAACCTATAAGAGTGACTGctatctcatttctccttacaatatcatccctgaatcaaacatttaggtctcaagaataaaggaaacgatcaccagctaaagaagcttttgattactaaacaaattctccttgccagtacgttaggaaatgtatgaagaacagtatggagaatatgcatactgatgtataGGGTTATCgggtgcaaaaataatttaaaacaaaagattatagagtgaataatgaataattatgTAATGGCCAATTGATAGCCCGGTCATTTCCTCTGACGTCTATGTATCgcatttcattgaaaaaaattgtaaactgcgTATCTCTCAAGGTagaaacttgttttttttttcatgtttcatgttTTCATGGGGACTAACTATTACTTAGTAGTAGGATGAAATAAATTCGGAGTTAAAATTCATATATAGATGCTTATTTCTAAATCAATTGTATAAATTTCTAGGTAACATTCAAAACGGTATCTTTCTCCTCGAAAGTATAAATTTGAGTGAATAATCCAAATGAAAACCTGCTTTTTAACTTGCAGTTCAACTTTGGATATTGACAGAACCTTGCCGGTAAGATTTCGGAAATTGAAAATGCAACATTTATGTTAAAACGAACAAAATTTGAGGCTATAAACAAATAGGGCTTTTCAATTAGCATTCGGATTTTGTTCATAAAATTGTTGAAATGACGATACTGTGCGTTGAAAcgtaaaattattttgcaaaatcaCCAATCCCCTGACAATGGAATTTCAGAAGTGCTTGCTTTTGACAATTCAGAAACAAGTTTTACCTCTCCCTTTCAAAGCAATCTCTCCACATTATAAGACTTAAAAGACCGCGGATTAAAACTAGAAATATTTCCCCTGGGCAATCCAGTTAGTGCTCTCTTTATCAAACAACTGTAAGCATAATGAAGAATGGCGCTGTATGGACATCTTCCctcaaaatttgtttgtctctttgtaatttccatcttcttttcatttcagagaGAATACTCAATCTAGAATCCTTGAAACGCATCAGTTATTTTAATAAATGtggattttcatgaaaatgctTCCTTCTCATGCTATTGACTTATGTACAACCTCTGAAAAACTCCCATAAAAATATTCGACTTTACGAAGTCACTGTACTTTTTTATGATGCTATCGCTGAATTCGATAAGCGAAAGCGGGTTTGAATTGGAAACCTCAAAATGCAAAGGATGCAAacatttgttctgtttttcctttcaataaagataattttttgtagAATCTGAGGTTGGATATCACAACTAAGTTACGGTACCTACCTATTTTTCACAGCTGGTTGTGATCGAAATCCGTGTTAGAGGTTATTCACCGGTAAATACGTAAAAAATAAGCTCTATGTACCAGTGCAGCTGGCTTCAAGTGCTACTCATCGCGTATTCAAAGCTGGATAACAAAAACCCAAACGGCTTATCACAATACATCAAATTACAGACCAGGCGACAACATTAATAGAGACGTTTGTTCAAATAAAACGCCGTGTTTCTTTAACATTGTACAGTGCACTGAAGTTtttatcaagtaaaaaaattgcttaaatttaCTGAGGAATAACATAAACACTGAGTAATACTGACAAGCATAAGATTTACCCAAGCAATTTAACCTTCTAGGAGGTGGAATGTAAACATGTTATTAACTTTAAGATTGCGCCTTCTGTTCTGAACACGACAAAGctttatcaacaaaaaaaaacattttttgcaaaGTGTTCGTTTTTTTAGATTCTTTAAAGGTGCAAAATGGACTTTTTCATGATTTATCTGTTCTAAACAACATTGCACTTATCTTTCACCATCCTCTGGCGAgtttaaatacttttaattgagTCCTATGGAGAATGTTTAATTATTTAGTTGCCGGTTGCAATTTTCCTCAAATAGCGTCGAACTTCCCTTGTTGAATAATGTATCCTGGTCTGCGTTCAAGGTTTTATTGAGCTGAGTCAATGTttctaagtttttaaaaatggaacCGAAAACCGAAAAATATCCGCAGTTTTAATTTGCATTGAAGAgaagtaacaacaataatattAGGGAAAAAAGCATAATATTTGGCCAAATTTGcaaaaatgataattaacaataattattataatcTCATTCTTGTCCAGTGAAATAAATGTTCAAGAAGAAACTTCAAGTCTAATTTTAACGCGAGATACTTTCCCAAGAAGGTTGTCAGTTGACTCAATGTTAGCAAGTAATTACTGGATGAACCAGTCTTTTTCGAAGCACTTTCGATAACCCGCCGATTTTAATAACATTGCGCTTGCTTTAGGCGAGTCCCTCCGTAAGCGTAATTCATCACTGTTTCTATAGCTACCATTGTGACACAGCATGTCCTAACATACCTCTTTGAAGTTCACTTCTTGACAAATTGAACGGTGACTATTTCCAAGGGAATGTGGATTTTCTAGCAGCCGATGAGGATATTTTTTAGATCGTGAACATTTCAGCAATACTCACTGGTAATACTTGCAGTCACTGACTGTTTTCAGGAACCTCAGCGTTTCGACATTCTTATCATAAAATGGAATTGTAAATACGATAATTATTATCGACATTTTATCACCTTTAACtggtggtcaattttttttttccgtcacAAGTCACGTCCCTTACTTCTTTCTGGCACTAAGTGAATGCTTGTCAGAAACTCTagacgataaaaaaaaagtttttaaaattttggatgataaaaaatgataagtttGCTAAATACTGAACTAAACAGCTGTTTTCATGAAAACCTCacgcaaaaacaaaagatcatGAGAATTATTTACTATTTT
This is a stretch of genomic DNA from Pocillopora verrucosa isolate sample1 chromosome 12, ASM3666991v2, whole genome shotgun sequence. It encodes these proteins:
- the LOC131789060 gene encoding gamma-aminobutyric acid receptor subunit beta produces the protein MALLRLMSTWLLSLLLLPMKASLSENPSILRSEAANASAILNRLLRKKCYDKKTRPNVTGPPEIVNVSMAIKAFSEIKESNMEFQVYVYFRQQWFDKRLAHKHEATLALGGTDVERIWLPDTYITNANDYEVFPSNQLVLIDSEGKIYYFAYVRIAGACQMNLVKFPMDVQRCHLTLESFRHTIEEMDFKWKEKEPIALFNEELAEFDVVKHEVKTKKANYISGVYQNLIVTFTFHRRMGFYFIQFYIPCIVMVSLSWISFWMDRYYIGERLSLGITTILTIVFLLGSSNSTMPRVSYAKAIDWYLLGSFIFVFSTLVTDLLVYRFRSKEEQRKMDAGKEPKPQNNKIVFQCKHGCQPNFVADANGHIHLVSQPENSNRVEQKAQCTEGLRTCCVACYQPRDTKTDLSVVTNKCCRYMFPISFAVFNLVYWLAFST